GCCGGGCAGCGGGGACAGGCGCGGGGACACACCCCCCGACACCTCCGTTTCCGCTTCCATCAGGCAGTCCCGCAGCTCCGCCAGCGTGCCCGCGCCAAACAGGGCGCCGAGGAACAGGCCGTCCGGTTTCAGGCTCTGGCGCAACCGCACCAGCGTGCCCGGCAGGTCGTTCACCCAGTGCAGGGACAGGGCCGAGACGATGAGGTCGAAACGGTTTTCGGGGAGGGACGGGGTTTCCTCGTCCAGCACGCGGGCGTCCGTGCCTGCGGCGCGTGCCGCATCAACCATGGCCGGGGAGAGATCGCTGGCCTCGACAGCGCCGACCCGGCCGGTGCCGGACAGGATGCGGGCCAGCCGCCCGTCATGGCAGCCAAGGTCCAGTGCGCGCTCGAACCTGCGGGGCGTATCCTGCACGCGATCGGCGATGTCCCTCGACACGTGCTCCTTGAGGAACGCATAATCCTCATAGCGGGGTGCGGCCCGGTCACGGTTTCGCGCAACACGGGCACGGTCGAACAGGCGCGGGGGAGCGGCAGGCGTCATGGCACGCGATATGGAGCAGCAGCAGAGCCGTTCAAAGGCCTTTCTGCGTATTGCCGCTGATTTCCTGTGGCCGCCCCGCTCGCTGGTCAGCCGGGAACGCGGCCTCGGCAAGGGGCCGCTCGCCCCGCATGAATTCGGGCGGATCCATTTTCTGAGCGGCGCGGTCTGCAACCGGTGCGGGATGCCTTTGGGTGCCGAACTGGACGATGGTGCGACGTGCGCGGCGTGTATCGCCCGCCCGCCGCGTTGGGACCGGGCGCGTGCGGCATTCGTCTACGAGGCGGCCTCCCGGCGGCTGGTGCTGGACCTCAAACGGTCGGGTCGGCGCGACGGGCTCGGCACATTTTCAGGCTGGATGGCCCAGGCAGGCAGGACGCTGCTGGATGAAGCCGATGTAATCGTTCCGGTGCCGCTGCACTACACCCGGCTCGCCAGCCGCGGGTTCAACCAGTCGGCTTGGCTGGCGGATGCCGTTTCACGGCGGACCGGGGTCCCGGTCTCGGTCGACGCATTGAAGCGGACCCGCCGCACGCCGACCCAGGGCGGGCTCTCCGCCAAGGCCCGTCGCCGTAATATGGCAGGCGCGTTCGCACCGCATCCCAAGCGGACCGGGCATGTTCAGGGTAAACGTGTCCTTCTGATCGATGACGTGCTGACCACGGGCGCGACGCTCAGCGCGTGCACGCGTGCCCTCAAACGGGCAGGGGCGCGGCATGTGGACGTCCTGGTGCTTGCGCGCGTTGTACGGGAAACCGACGTCACCATATAATTCCTGTAACGGTTCCAAGGAGCTTTTTTATGACGAAAGTCACGA
This is a stretch of genomic DNA from Hyphomonas adhaerens MHS-3. It encodes these proteins:
- a CDS encoding methyltransferase domain-containing protein, producing MTPAAPPRLFDRARVARNRDRAAPRYEDYAFLKEHVSRDIADRVQDTPRRFERALDLGCHDGRLARILSGTGRVGAVEASDLSPAMVDAARAAGTDARVLDEETPSLPENRFDLIVSALSLHWVNDLPGTLVRLRQSLKPDGLFLGALFGAGTLAELRDCLMEAETEVSGGVSPRLSPLPGLKDMANLMQRAGFALPVADRDSVVVRYRDPARLLADLKGMGEQSALAPGMIRPLPRAVLDRALSLYRERHADPDGRVRASFEIVHVSGWAPAPGQPQPLRPGSAKASLADAVRQQAKRD
- a CDS encoding ComF family protein, giving the protein MARDMEQQQSRSKAFLRIAADFLWPPRSLVSRERGLGKGPLAPHEFGRIHFLSGAVCNRCGMPLGAELDDGATCAACIARPPRWDRARAAFVYEAASRRLVLDLKRSGRRDGLGTFSGWMAQAGRTLLDEADVIVPVPLHYTRLASRGFNQSAWLADAVSRRTGVPVSVDALKRTRRTPTQGGLSAKARRRNMAGAFAPHPKRTGHVQGKRVLLIDDVLTTGATLSACTRALKRAGARHVDVLVLARVVRETDVTI